One Myripristis murdjan chromosome 17, fMyrMur1.1, whole genome shotgun sequence DNA segment encodes these proteins:
- the klhl20 gene encoding kelch-like protein 20: protein MDAKPMRRATSARQDATGMDITSRCTLGDPNKLPEGVPQPARMPYVSDKHPRQTLEVINLLRKHRELCDVVLVVGAKKIYAHRVILSACSPYFRAMFTGELAESRQTEVVIRDIDERAMELLIDFAYTSQVTVEEGNVQTLLPAACLLQLAEIQEACCEFLKRQLDPSNCLGIRAFADTHSCRELLRIADKFTQHNFQEVMESEEFMLLPANQLIDIISSDELNVRSEEQVFNAVMAWVKYSIQERRPQLPQVLQHVRLPLLSPKFLVGTVGSDPLIKSDEECRDLVDEAKNYLLLPQERPLMQGPRTRPRKPIRCGEVLFAVGGWCSGDAISSVERYDPQTNEWRMVASMSKRRCGVGVSVLDDLLYAVGGHDGSSYLNSVERYDPKTNQWSSDVAPTSTCRTSVGVAVLGGYLYAVGGQDGVSCLNIVERYDPKENKWTRVASMSTRRLGVAVAVLGGFLYAVGGSDGTSPLNTVERYNPQENRWHTVSPMGTRRKHLGCAVYQDMIYSVGGRDDTTELSSAERYNPRTNQWSPVVAMTSRRSGVGLAVVNGQLMAVGGFDGTTYLKTIEVYDPDANTWRLYGGMNYRRLGGGVGVIKMTHCESHIW from the exons ATGGATGCAAAGCCAATGCGCAG GGCCACCAGCGCACGCCAAGACGCCACTGGAATGGACATCACCAGCCGATGCACCCTGGGGGACCCCAACAAACTCCCAGAAGGGGTCCCCCAGCCCGCACGCATGCCCTACGTCTCGGACAAACACCCACGGCAGACCCTAGAGGTGATCAACCTGTTGAGAAAACACCGAGAGCTCTGTGACGTGGTGCTAGTGGTGGGTGCCAAAAAGATCTATGCCCACCGTGTCatcctgtctgcctgcagccCCTACTTCAG GGCGATGTTTACCGGAGAGCTGGCAGAGAGCAGGCAGACTGAGGTTGTTATCCGTGACATAGACGAACGAGCCATGGAGCTGCTCATCGACTTTGCCTACACCTCACAG GTGACAGTAGAGGAGGGGAATGTGCAGACACTGCTCCCTGCTGcctgcctcctccagctggCAGAGATCCAGGAGGCCTGCTGTGAGTTCCTAAAGAGGCAGCTCGATCCCTCCAACTGCCTCGGCATCAGGGCCttcgcagacacacactcctgccGAGAGCTGCTGCGGATTGCTGACAAGTTCACCCAGCACAATTTCCAGGAG GTGATGGAAAGTGAGGAATTTATGTTGTTGCCGGCCAACCAGTTGATTGACATCATCTCCAGTGATGAGCTCAATGTGCGCAGCGAGGAGCAAGTTTTCAACGCAGTGATGGCCTGGGTTAAATACAGCATCCAAGAACGCAGACCTCAGCTACCACAG GTTCTGCAGCATGTCCGCCTGCCACTTCTCAGTCCCAAGTTCCTGGTGGGCACCGTGGGTTCTGACCCTCTCATCAAGAGTGATGAAGAGTGCAG AGACCTGGTTGATGAAGCTAAGAACTACCTGCTGCTGCCACAGGAGAGGCCCTTGATGCAGGGCCCCCGGACCCGGCCTAGAAAACCCATCCGCTGTGGAGAAGTACTTTTTGCAG TCGGTGGCTGGTGCAGCGGCGATGCCATTTCCAGTGTGGAGCGTTACGACCCCCAGACCAACGAATGGCGGATGGTGGCATCTATGAGCAAGCGGCGATGTGGAGTTGGCGTCAGTGTCCTGGACGACCTGCTCTACGCGGTGGGAGGGCACGACGGCTCGTCCTACCTCAACTCTGTGGAGAG ATATGACCCCAAGACCAACCAGTGGAGCAGTGACGTGGCCCCCACCAGCACTTGTCGTACAAGTGTGGGTGTGGCCGTCCTTGGCGGTTATTTGTATGCTGTAGGGGGACAGGACGGAGTCTCCTGTCTCAACATTGTGGAAAG GTACGACCCCAAGGAGAACAAGTGGACCCGCGTGGCCTCCATGAGCACCAGGAGACTCGGGGTGGCTGTGGCTGTTCTGGGGGGATTTCTGTACGCCGTCGGGGGGTCTGATGGGACGTCGCCTTTAAATACTG TGGAACGCTACAACCCTCAGGAGAACCGCTGGCACACCGTTTCTCCCATGGGCACCAGGAGGAAGCACCTTGGCTGTGCCGTCTACCAAGACATGATCTACTCCGTCGGAGGAAGAGACGACACCACAGAGCTGAGCAGCGCCGAGAGATACAACCCCAGGACCAACCAGTGGTCTCCTGTTGTAGCCATGACGTCCAGACGGAGTGGG GTGGGTCTGGCTGTGGTCAATGGTCAGCTAATGGCAGTGGGCGGCTTTGACGGGACGACGTATCTCAAAACCATAGAAGTATACGACCCTGATGCCAACACATGGAG GTTGTATGGAGGAATGAACTACCGCCGGCTAGGAGGAGGGGTTGGTGTCATCAAAATGACTCACTGTGAATCGCACATATGGTAa